AGTtccatttattcaaaacaaactgtttgtaGACACACACCACTATTCAGTTTTGGGCTTTGCGAAAATCCGCCAAAATATCTGTGTCAGCAAAATGGCCTTTCGTTCTTACGTCAACGTGACCAATTATCGGTCATCGTGGTCGGGACTTATACCGTTTAACTTCGTTAAGGGTAAAGCAGATACAGGCGACCATATACACGGAACGGTAAAGAGGCGCTGACATTTTATTTACGTGGGCGGTTCCCCCTCCATTAGGAATATGTTTTCATGTAATACGAAGTACAACACCGTTACCACGGCAACGATTCGAACAAAGGCGTCAgtgagtgacgtcacagtattGGCCGCCATCGTCGACACGCGAGAATGAGAATGCGGGCACTCGTGTCCTGGATACGACCCTTGTGACGAAAGAGAGGCAGACGGTCTGACGTTTTGCCACAACCTTGAAAGCGTCTCGCTGCCGATACGATGAACAGATTGTAATGAGGATTTACTGGACAACAGTTTCCAAGTTTGCCTGGGAAATTGTCAAATTATCTTGAATTAAATCCCTTTATGTGGCGTTAGACAAAacttatagtagggaggggtaATAcaggacatattttcattcattttctcgtcccatttggcggtaaacaaagaacattcaaataattataaaaccgtatcctcacgactctcatggaccgatgttaattgtttaaaacacgatatgttggatattatgtggtaaaggtgtccctttttccctcaccctactgtatatagagttgcgaggatacggttttataattttttgaatgttatttgttcactaccaaataaataagaaaatagaatgaaaaggtgttctacctttccccactctactgtaatAGAAACTGCGGAACGCCGTCTTGGAAGTTGCGTAATACACCAATGGTTGTGACTCAGCCACGTAAATGCGACCGTAACCACGCCTATCACTGTCGGATTATTATGTTTCACTCAACCTTGGCCACCAACCATATACAACTATACAACATTCTACTTGGCGTGTGAACTAATCAATATGGATTCCACGGCAACTGTATTGGTTATGAAATAAACATAGtcactgtaataaattccgtgAATCTGACCCTAATCTGGTGCtaatagagttgaacgattcttgtgtaaagaaatacagtaaggatctggtgctaagAACACGTAATGTAATCTTTCTATTTGGATGCAAGAAGATGCAATTTGAgcgaaatatatagtagggtgagggaagatgggacacctttagctcataatatccaaatattctgatcgtgttttaaacaattaacaa
Above is a genomic segment from Ciona intestinalis unplaced genomic scaffold, KH HT000193.1, whole genome shotgun sequence containing:
- the LOC101242967 gene encoding uncharacterized protein LOC101242967 gives rise to the protein MFLYQTEQQGILHTRHNPVQKTLTFKEANGSIRKAGCSSSCPTTLASRSTTVKVGRSSCNECCEGCCNETEWRTNPHEQRADKSPSRLRQTWKLLSSKSSLQSVHRIGSETLSRLWQNVRPSASLSSQGSYPGHECPHSHSRVSTMAANTVTSLTDAFVRIVAVVTVLYFVLHENIFLMEGEPPT